The sequence TTTCGGCTTGTAGCGTACATCCCTCCTTTCGCCTCGAGATTATGGCCGGTCGTGATGGTGTGCTCTCTCCTAATGCCGCAACACAGATTAGCAGGGAATTGGCTTCGCATGCAACCGCATCGAAGTTTTCTCCTACCGCTTACGGTTTTGATTATAGCACCTCACCCCCCCCTTGTCAAGCGTTTTCTTGTGGTTTTTTCCCCATCCTTGACCCCGCCCCACCATATCTGGTGGCGAACGCCTGTTAACCTGCTGAAACAGGCGAAAAGCGGGGCTTTGCGGGGGTGAAGCGCCAATTCGCGGGCGCGTGGCGTTGTTTCGGGGGCGGCATCCCCCCCCAAAAGAGGATGGTGGCCGCCGTGTCTTCCCGTTCTCCTCTCTGCTATAATCCGCCCATCCCATGTGGATGGGCAACCCAATCAACCCACTCTGAGGAGGAACATTCCATGCGTTTGAAGGACAAGGTCGCGATAATCACCGGCGCGGGGCTCGGCATGGGCCGCGAGGCGTCGCTGCTTTTCGCCAAAGAGGGCGCGAAGGTGCTGGTCTTCGACATGAACGAGGCGGCGGGCCGCGAGACGGTGGACCTGGTCGCGAAGGCGGGCGGCGAGGCGGCGCTGGTCGTGGGCGATGTCAGCAAGGAGGCCGACGTGAAGCGGGCCGTGGACGAGGCGGCGGCGCGGTTTGGGAAGCTGGACATACTTTACGCGAACGCCGGGGTGCTGTGGAAGGACCGGGACCGCTCGGTCATCGAGACCACGGAGGAGAACTGGGACATCGTGCAGGCGATCAACCTTAAGGGGGCGTTCTTTCTGACGAAGCACGGCATCCCGAGGCTGCGCGAGGCCGGGGGCGGCTCCATCATCCTTGTCGGGTCCATTTCCGCGCTGGCGGGCTTCGAGCTGGCGCAGGACTCCTACACGTGCGCGAAGGGCGCGCTGATCTCCCTGACCAAGTCGCTGGCGGTGCAGTTCGGCCCGGAGGGCATCCGCACGAACATCATCCACCCCGGCATGATTGACACGCCGCTGCAGGCGCCCTACCTGAACGACGAGAAGAAGCAGTCCATCGCGGGGTGCATCCCCATGCGCCGTCTTGGCGTGCCCTCGGACATCGCCTATGCGGCGCTGTATCTCGCCTCGGACGAGTCCACCTTCTGCAACGGGTCGGAACTGGTTGTGGACGGCGGTTTCTACGCCATGTGAGGCGTGACTATTGCAGTGTTTTTTGCCGCGGCCCCTTTTTTTGGAGGGGCCGCGGTTTTTGTTTGTGCGGGCGGGGTGGCCGTTCACGGGCGGTACGCCCGTGCCCCGTCAGCCCTTTTTAGGGTCTAGCCGGTCGCGGAGGGCGCGAAGCCGGTCCATGGAGCCGCCGTCCAGGCGGTCCTCGAGGAGCGTGGGTTTCGCGGCCGTGCGGCTTTTGTGCGCGAGCCCCTCGCGCAGGTCGCCCTGGTGCGCGCGGATGGTCTTGATGAAATGGTCCGGCTCCATGGTGAGCGCGCCCAGTCCCCGGCACAGGTCGCGCAGTCCCCGGTCATTGCTGACCACGACGCACTCGAGGCGGTTCTTCGCCGAGTAGACCATGCGCTCGATGACCGCGTCCGCGGAGAGGTGCTCGGGCGAGTACACGGCGCTGAGGCCGGGGACGCCCCGGATGCTCTGGCCCTCGTGGATGCGCGCGTAGGCGTCGCGCCCGTCAAAGACCACCGTCACCCGGTGGCCCGTGGCGAGGCAGTAGTTCACCAGCTTCTCGATGAAGGCCTCCCGCGCCGCCTCGAAGTCCTGGAGTGCCAGGGGGCGGAGGAGAGAGGATTTGTGGACCACGTTGTACCCATCCACGATGTGGTGCTCGGACATGCCCCCCCCCTCAGACGGCCGCGCCGCCGGTGTAGGCGCGTACCACGCGCTTTCCAATCCCCGTGAGGATGTCGTAGGGGATGGTGCCCGCGCGGCGGGCCAGTTCCTCGACGGTGACGGTCTGGTCGCCGTCGCTGCCGATGAGCGTGGCCGTGTCGCCGCAGCGCACGTCGTGCAGGTGGGTGACGTCCACGACGGTCTGGTCCATGCAGACGCGGCCAAGGACGGGGCAGCGGTGCCCGCGAATCAGCACGTCGGCGTTGTTGGAGAGGGCGTGCCGGTATCCGTCGGCGTATCCCACGGGCAGCACGGCGGTGCGGACGGGTGCGGGGGCGGTGTAGGTTCGCCCGTAGCTGACGGTCGCGCCGGCGGGCAGGTCGCGGAGCTGCACCACCATGGTCTCCCACCGGAGCACGCGCCGCAGCAGTCCCCTCGCCGGGGGCCGGTCCATGGGCCACACGCCGTAGGTGATGAGCCCCGGGCGGACCGCGTCGAAGAGGCTGTCGGTGTAGTTGATGAGGGCCGCGCTGTTCGCGGCGTGTGCGAACCCGAAGGGGACGCCCCGGCGCTCCAACTGTTTCAGCACCTGGCGGAAGGTCTTGATTTGCGCGAGGGTGCCGGGGTCGTCCGGCGCCTCCGCGGCGGGGAAGTGGGTGGAGACCCCCTCGATGTCCACATGGGTGATGCGTGCGATCTGCTGGAGCGCGTCGGGCGCGTCCCCGGGGGAGAACCCCTGGCGGCCCATGCCGGTGTCCACCTTGCAGTGGATGCTCGCCACGCGTCCGGCGTCGCGGGCCAGATCGCCGAGCCGCTCCGCCGTCGCCACGTCCGAGAGTGCCAGGGTAAGGTCGTTCGCCACGGCCAGGGGCAGGTCGCCGGGGGGCGGTGTCACCATCACCAGCACCGGCATGTCCAGGCCCGCCTCACGCAGCTCCATCCCCTCCTGGACCGTGGCCACGCCGAGCATGGACACCCCCGCGCGGACCGCGGCCCGCGCCACGGGCACCGCGCCGTGGCCGTAGGCGTCCGCCTTGATGACGGCGATGATGTCCGCGCGCGACTCGGCAAAGCGCCGGGCCACCTCGAGGTTGTGGGTGTAGGCGTCGAGGTCAACGACGGCGCGGGAGGGGCCGCCCCAGGACATGTGTTGATGGGTTCCTTGCGTCATGACAGGTCGTGCAGCTTCAGGGCCTTCCAGTTGACCCATCCAAACTGCGCCCCTGAATAGAGCGTGTAAAGCGCCACCACCACCATGCCCGCGAGGGAGAGCCCCGAAAGCCATCCGCCGAGGGTTTCCCGCAGCGGGTCGCCCATCCACGGCGCGGCCGCGCGGAAGAGGATGGCCAGGGCGAGGAACACAAAGACATAAGTCATCTGGAGCGCGGTTTTCGCCTTGCCGAAGGCGTTCGCCGCCAGCACCACGCCGTCCGCCGCGGCCAGGGAGCGCGCCCCGGTGATTAGAAACTCGCGCGCGAGAATGGCCACCACGGTCCACCCCGGCACATGAAGCTGGGGCACGTGCATCAGCATGACAAAGGCGGCCACCATCAGGATTTTGTCCGCCACGGGGTCCATGAGCTTCCCGAAGTTGGTGATGAGGTTGTCCCGCCGCGCGATTTTTCCGTCGTAGTAGTCCGTGAGGGCCGCCACGGTAAAGACCGCGTAGGCCACGGTGTAGCAGACCGCGTGGTCGAAGGACATGAGGACCACAAAGACCGCGGTGAGGGCGCAGCGGGCGATGGTCAGTTGGTTGGGGACGTTGATCATGGGGTCATTGTACCAAAACCCCGCACGGCAAATGTAAACCGCTTATGGCAAACGCATCCAATGCCGCTGAATTCCATTCTTTCCGCGCGTATACAAACATTGCTCCCCGCCCACAAAAACGGCACTTGAAACCGGGTTGGTAGCGGCAAATCATGGGACGTATGGGACGTATGGGACGCATGGGACGCATGAACGAATTGGGCGGGGTGGACGGGGTGGACGGGGTGGACGGGGTGGACGGGGTGGACACGAAAACACACACCTATGGCGTTAACCCCGGTTATGCGCGTAAAGTCCAGGCAGGCCATGATTTAAGTGGCTGCTGAAAATCTCATCCGCCGTTTTTGGGTCCAACATGACCGGGCACACGCCGTCAGCAGGAGAAGCGGCTGCGGTGTGCGGAAAACCAGATTCGTTTGGGGATTTGGGGGGAGAGCAAGATGAAGAGCAAGAGCAAGAGCAAGAAAAAAAATGCCCACGCCAATCTGCCAGAGTGACCCATCGCCGCAATTATGACGCGTTTGCCCTGGTAAACCGCTTGGCTTTCCCCCGCACGGGCCGTATAATGCGGTTGTTTCCCCAAAACCCCTTTCCCGGAGCGCACCCCGCAGCACGGAGGCTTTTTGTCATGGCGGTTTTTGACGCGGACTGGAAGACGGAATTCATGCAGCTTCGCGCGCGGCTTGACGAGCTGCGCGGGCGCGTTTTTTCGGACTGCCGCCCCATGGGTGATCTCTGGCGGTGCGTCACCGGGCCGGGGAAAGGTCCGGAGGGCATTCCCGCGTCGGGCTGGTCCGCCTTCCAGCCCATGGAGCGGTGGGGGCATTACGACCAGACCACCTGGTTCCGGATGCGGGCCGTCGTCCCGAAAGAGTTCGCCGGAAAGCGGGTCGTGGCCCTGCTGAACCCCTGCGCCTATACCGACATTCCCGGCATCGGCCCCCATGACGAGTCGGGGGAGGCCCTGGCCTATGTGAACGGCAAGCCCTTCCAGGGGATAGACCGGCACCATGATTTCATGGTGCTGGCGGAGAAGGGGAGGGCGGGCGACGCCTACGACATCGCCCTGGAGGCCTGCCCGAGCACGCGCTTCGACGCGACCCATGTGTTCGCCCGCGCGGAGACCGCCGTGATGCACCGGGATGTCTGGGACCTGTACTGGGACGGCGCGGTCCTCCTGGACCTCATCGGGCACCTGCCGGAGCAGGCCGCCGCGCGCAAACGGCTGCTGCGGCTGGCGCATGACGCCGTTTGCATGGCCGATCTCCGCCTTGGGGAAACGCCGGAATTCCACGCCTCCGTGGCGGCGGCGCGGGCCTTTCTGAAAAAGGGGCTGAAGCGCTTCCCCGCCGGGCCGGACGCGGGCCGGCTGGCGCTCATCGGGCATTCGCACATAGACACGGCCTGGCTCTGGCCCCTGCGCGAGACGCGCCGCAAGGTGGGGCGCACCTTCTCGACAGTGCTCCGCCTCATGGAGCAGTACCCGGAGTACCACTTCTCCGCGAGCCAGCCGGAGCTGTACATGTTCGTGAAGGAGAACCATCCGGAGATTTGGAAGGGCATCAGGCGACGCGTGAAAGAGGGGCGCTGGGAGCCCTGCGGCGCGCCCTGGGTCGAGCAGGACAGCCAGATGCCCTGCGGCGAGGCCCTGGTCCGACAGTTCCTTTACGGCAACCGCTTCTTCGAGAAGGAGTTTGGCCGCCGCACGCGCACGGCGTGGCTGCCCGACGCCTTCGGCTTCCCCTGGTCCCTGCCGCAAATCATGGCAAAGGCGCAGTTGGACACTTTCTACACCATCAAACTGACGTGGAACCGCTACACCCGGTTCCCCCACGGCTACTTCTGGTGGCAGGGCGCCGACGGCACCCGCATCCGCGCCTGCATCCCGCCGCTGAACTACAACGGCGACCCCGTGCCCGCGCAGTTGTCCGCCCAGTGGGAGCGCTTCCCCCAGAGGGACCTCGTGGACGAGGTCCCCTTCAGTTTCGGCTGGGGCGACGGCGGCGGCGGCCCCTCGCCGCGCATGCTCGAGTACGGCAAACGCATGAAAAACATCGCGGGCATGCCCCGCTGCGAGTTTGGCCGGACCCAGGACTGCCTGGACCGGATGCGCGCGCAGGCGCCGGACGACGCCCTGCCCGTGTGGAACGGCGAGCTGTACCTGGAACTGCACCGGGCCTGCCAGACCACCCAGGCCCGCACCAAGCGGAACAACCGCAAGTGCGAGTGGCTGCTGCACAACGCCGAGCTGCTGTCGGTGTGGGCCATGCTCCACGGCGGCGCCTATGAGCAGGGCGAGCTGGCCGCCGCGTGGCGCGTGCTGCTCACGCACCAGTTCCACGACATCCTGCCGGGCTCCTCCATCACGGAGGTCTACCGCGACGCCGACGCGCACTACGCCGCGCTGCGGCTGCGGGTGGAGGGCGTGCTCCAGCGGGCGGCCTGCCACCTGGCGGCGCGCACGGCGCTGCCGGGCGCGGGCGTCCCCGTCATCGTGTGGAACACCCTTTCGGTGGAGCGGCATGACCCGGTGATGGTCCGCGCGGCCCTGCCGGACGGCCCGTGCCATGTCGTGGCGGCGGACGGGACCGAGGTCCCCAGCCAGTGCGCGGGCCCGGACACCCTGCTCTTCGCCCCGCAAAGCGTGCCGCCCATGGGCCACGCCGTTTTCCGCATCGTCGGGGGGGCCGGGAAAAAGGCCCCGAACACGCTGAAGGCCACCACGAAGAAACTGGAGAACGAACTGGTCCGGGTGACTCTGGACGACCATGGCCGCTTCACCAGTGTCTTTGACAAGCGGCTGGGCCGCGAGGCGCTGGCGCCCGGCGAAAAGGGCAACGTCCTCCAGCTCTTCGACGACCGGCCCGGCGAGCACGACGCCTGGGACATTGACTACAACTTCGCGGACCGCATGTGGGAGCCGGGCCCGGCGGAGTTCCTGGAGGTCATCGAGACCGGACCCGTGCGGGCCGTGGTCCGCGTGGCGCGCCGGAGTGAGAAGGCCAGTTTCGAGCAGGACATCGTCCTGCACGCGGGCTCCGCCCGCATTGACGTGGTGAACCGGGTCCACTGGCACGAGAAGCGCACGCTTTTGAAGGTGGCCTTCCCCGTGGACGTGCTGAGCCCGCGCG comes from Candidatus Hydrogenedentota bacterium and encodes:
- a CDS encoding glucose 1-dehydrogenase, with protein sequence MRLKDKVAIITGAGLGMGREASLLFAKEGAKVLVFDMNEAAGRETVDLVAKAGGEAALVVGDVSKEADVKRAVDEAAARFGKLDILYANAGVLWKDRDRSVIETTEENWDIVQAINLKGAFFLTKHGIPRLREAGGGSIILVGSISALAGFELAQDSYTCAKGALISLTKSLAVQFGPEGIRTNIIHPGMIDTPLQAPYLNDEKKQSIAGCIPMRRLGVPSDIAYAALYLASDESTFCNGSELVVDGGFYAM
- a CDS encoding NYN domain-containing protein, whose protein sequence is MSEHHIVDGYNVVHKSSLLRPLALQDFEAAREAFIEKLVNYCLATGHRVTVVFDGRDAYARIHEGQSIRGVPGLSAVYSPEHLSADAVIERMVYSAKNRLECVVVSNDRGLRDLCRGLGALTMEPDHFIKTIRAHQGDLREGLAHKSRTAAKPTLLEDRLDGGSMDRLRALRDRLDPKKG
- the alr gene encoding alanine racemase; this translates as MSWGGPSRAVVDLDAYTHNLEVARRFAESRADIIAVIKADAYGHGAVPVARAAVRAGVSMLGVATVQEGMELREAGLDMPVLVMVTPPPGDLPLAVANDLTLALSDVATAERLGDLARDAGRVASIHCKVDTGMGRQGFSPGDAPDALQQIARITHVDIEGVSTHFPAAEAPDDPGTLAQIKTFRQVLKQLERRGVPFGFAHAANSAALINYTDSLFDAVRPGLITYGVWPMDRPPARGLLRRVLRWETMVVQLRDLPAGATVSYGRTYTAPAPVRTAVLPVGYADGYRHALSNNADVLIRGHRCPVLGRVCMDQTVVDVTHLHDVRCGDTATLIGSDGDQTVTVEELARRAGTIPYDILTGIGKRVVRAYTGGAAV
- the pgsA gene encoding CDP-diacylglycerol--glycerol-3-phosphate 3-phosphatidyltransferase, which produces MINVPNQLTIARCALTAVFVVLMSFDHAVCYTVAYAVFTVAALTDYYDGKIARRDNLITNFGKLMDPVADKILMVAAFVMLMHVPQLHVPGWTVVAILAREFLITGARSLAAADGVVLAANAFGKAKTALQMTYVFVFLALAILFRAAAPWMGDPLRETLGGWLSGLSLAGMVVVALYTLYSGAQFGWVNWKALKLHDLS
- a CDS encoding alpha-mannosidase; this translates as MAVFDADWKTEFMQLRARLDELRGRVFSDCRPMGDLWRCVTGPGKGPEGIPASGWSAFQPMERWGHYDQTTWFRMRAVVPKEFAGKRVVALLNPCAYTDIPGIGPHDESGEALAYVNGKPFQGIDRHHDFMVLAEKGRAGDAYDIALEACPSTRFDATHVFARAETAVMHRDVWDLYWDGAVLLDLIGHLPEQAAARKRLLRLAHDAVCMADLRLGETPEFHASVAAARAFLKKGLKRFPAGPDAGRLALIGHSHIDTAWLWPLRETRRKVGRTFSTVLRLMEQYPEYHFSASQPELYMFVKENHPEIWKGIRRRVKEGRWEPCGAPWVEQDSQMPCGEALVRQFLYGNRFFEKEFGRRTRTAWLPDAFGFPWSLPQIMAKAQLDTFYTIKLTWNRYTRFPHGYFWWQGADGTRIRACIPPLNYNGDPVPAQLSAQWERFPQRDLVDEVPFSFGWGDGGGGPSPRMLEYGKRMKNIAGMPRCEFGRTQDCLDRMRAQAPDDALPVWNGELYLELHRACQTTQARTKRNNRKCEWLLHNAELLSVWAMLHGGAYEQGELAAAWRVLLTHQFHDILPGSSITEVYRDADAHYAALRLRVEGVLQRAACHLAARTALPGAGVPVIVWNTLSVERHDPVMVRAALPDGPCHVVAADGTEVPSQCAGPDTLLFAPQSVPPMGHAVFRIVGGAGKKAPNTLKATTKKLENELVRVTLDDHGRFTSVFDKRLGREALAPGEKGNVLQLFDDRPGEHDAWDIDYNFADRMWEPGPAEFLEVIETGPVRAVVRVARRSEKASFEQDIVLHAGSARIDVVNRVHWHEKRTLLKVAFPVDVLSPRAAFDIQFAAVERATHENTDYDRARFEVTAHHWADLSEDGFGVSLLNDCKYGYDVRGNVLRLSLLRGAVEPDPVADEGHHEFTYALLPHAGDWRGDTLREGLMLNQPPLAMAAPPAAGRAALPPVASLVRVEPDRAVVDTVKRAEDGDAVIVRLHEARGGRGPVTVSFLMPPKSVCECDLME